In Desulfovibrio sp. UIB00, the following are encoded in one genomic region:
- a CDS encoding Hpt domain-containing protein, protein MTEEVLDWKEAIARVLNKRDMYVKLLAKFIETERDTPSKVAQALKSGNKEEARNLVHSTKGAAANLGAKALAAAALELEMAVKAGADTDRAMSHFSAAHMDTLVTMHAFMTQ, encoded by the coding sequence ATGACCGAGGAAGTTTTGGATTGGAAGGAAGCCATTGCCAGGGTGCTCAACAAGCGTGACATGTATGTCAAGCTGCTTGCCAAGTTTATCGAGACAGAGCGCGACACCCCGTCAAAGGTGGCTCAGGCCCTGAAGAGCGGCAACAAGGAAGAAGCCCGTAACCTTGTGCACAGCACCAAGGGAGCAGCCGCCAACCTGGGGGCCAAGGCGCTGGCCGCCGCTGCGCTTGAGCTTGAAATGGCCGTCAAGGCCGGGGCGGATACCGACCGCGCCATGAGCCATTTTTCTGCCGCGCACATGGACACGCTTGTGACCATGCACGCCTTTATGACGCAGTAG
- a CDS encoding amidohydrolase family protein: MNPEATEFPESDEPSGALLAIRAKSILTLGGEGPARAARLFAPLKKIDNGVLLVRSGLVEDVLPWSQAKLPAGTLVRDVGAVCLAPACVNAHTHLELSHLAEKTRWGRGFTAWLQSLIPLLGAAPQADAVESACAALALYGTLYVGNITGSLPGGTVLADAACNEAGLTASHFCEWFGFGAPFADGERPWPPRCRQALADDPFLMARCAPGGHALYSTGPEILSAARQDCSRMGRVFSFHLAESPEETQLLTSGSGPLRDLYAGGVLPPDWSAPGLRPLAYAVKLGLLGPGTLAVHGVQLDAQEVEVLAASGAALCLCPRSNRNLGVGVPPVRELMESGALLCLGTDGLTSNRDLDVRKEAVWLRETMDVPPEALVRMLTVNGAAALNLLGCGAGRLEKGGPADFCVLPENLTY; the protein is encoded by the coding sequence ATGAACCCTGAAGCCACGGAATTTCCTGAATCTGACGAGCCGTCGGGGGCCTTGCTGGCCATCAGGGCCAAGAGCATTCTGACCCTTGGCGGCGAAGGCCCGGCACGGGCCGCCCGCCTTTTTGCCCCGCTGAAAAAGATCGATAACGGCGTGCTGCTGGTGCGTAGCGGGCTGGTGGAGGATGTTTTGCCGTGGTCGCAGGCAAAACTGCCCGCAGGTACGCTGGTGCGCGACGTGGGCGCTGTTTGTCTTGCGCCTGCCTGCGTCAACGCGCACACGCATCTGGAACTTTCGCATCTGGCGGAGAAAACCCGCTGGGGGCGTGGCTTCACCGCCTGGCTGCAAAGCCTTATTCCCCTGCTGGGCGCTGCCCCGCAGGCGGATGCCGTGGAAAGCGCCTGCGCCGCGCTGGCCCTGTACGGCACGCTGTATGTGGGCAACATCACTGGATCCCTGCCCGGCGGCACGGTTCTGGCCGATGCGGCCTGCAATGAGGCGGGGCTGACCGCAAGCCATTTTTGCGAATGGTTTGGCTTTGGCGCGCCCTTTGCCGATGGTGAACGCCCCTGGCCGCCGCGTTGCCGTCAGGCTCTGGCTGATGATCCATTTCTCATGGCCCGTTGCGCTCCCGGCGGGCATGCCCTGTATTCCACCGGGCCGGAAATCCTCAGCGCCGCGCGGCAGGACTGCTCCCGCATGGGGCGCGTGTTTTCCTTCCACCTTGCGGAATCGCCCGAAGAAACCCAGTTGCTCACATCGGGCAGCGGGCCTTTGCGCGATCTGTACGCCGGGGGAGTGCTGCCGCCAGACTGGTCTGCGCCGGGTTTGCGCCCGCTGGCCTATGCGGTGAAGCTGGGTCTGCTCGGCCCCGGTACTCTGGCCGTGCACGGCGTACAGCTTGATGCGCAGGAAGTGGAAGTGCTGGCAGCCAGCGGCGCGGCCCTGTGCCTGTGCCCGCGCTCGAACCGCAATCTTGGCGTAGGGGTGCCGCCTGTGCGCGAACTTATGGAAAGCGGCGCGCTGTTGTGCCTTGGCACGGACGGGCTGACCTCCAACCGCGATCTGGATGTGCGCAAAGAGGCGGTGTGGCTGCGCGAAACAATGGACGTGCCGCCGGAAGCTCTGGTGCGCATGCTGACGGTTAACGGCGCTGCCGCCCTGAATCTTCTGGGCTGTGGGGCAGGGCGGCTGGAAAAGGGCGGGCCTGCAGATTTTTGTGTACTGCCAGAAAACCTGACCTACTAG